Proteins from a genomic interval of Caulobacter rhizosphaerae:
- a CDS encoding type II secretion system F family protein codes for MLFILAGVLGFITIAGLGFVLAGGGDSGSAKTVKRAQLIAGGDRQTVAARAKAAASTPDARRKQILKTLKEQDQKKKKATLTIAARLRAAGLGENVRMFWIISGVIGLSVGLVLLVLRQMPIIALGAAFAAGFGLPRWVVGMMAKARTKKFTNAFSDAIDIIVRGIKSGLPVHDCLKIIGKECPEPLAGEFRVLVENTGMGMSMDQALERMYERMPTNELRFFTIVLTIQAKTGGNLAEALGNLSAVLRARKLMVEKIKALSAEAIASAFIIGCLPPSVVALISIVAPSYMAPMFSDPRGHLMLMAAGFWMSLGIFVMRKMINFKF; via the coding sequence ATGCTGTTCATCCTCGCCGGCGTCCTCGGCTTCATCACCATCGCGGGCCTGGGCTTCGTGCTGGCCGGCGGCGGCGACAGCGGCTCGGCCAAGACGGTCAAGCGCGCCCAACTGATCGCGGGCGGCGACCGCCAGACCGTCGCCGCTCGCGCCAAGGCCGCGGCCAGCACGCCCGACGCCCGTCGCAAGCAGATCCTCAAGACCCTGAAGGAACAGGACCAGAAGAAGAAGAAGGCGACGTTGACCATCGCCGCGCGCTTGAGGGCGGCCGGCCTGGGCGAGAACGTCCGGATGTTCTGGATCATCAGCGGGGTGATCGGCCTGTCCGTCGGCCTGGTGCTGCTGGTGCTGCGCCAGATGCCGATCATCGCCCTGGGCGCGGCCTTCGCGGCCGGTTTCGGCCTGCCCCGCTGGGTGGTCGGCATGATGGCCAAGGCGCGCACCAAGAAGTTCACCAACGCCTTTTCCGACGCCATCGACATCATCGTGCGCGGCATCAAGTCGGGCCTGCCGGTCCACGACTGCCTGAAGATCATCGGCAAGGAATGCCCCGAGCCCCTGGCCGGCGAGTTCCGCGTCCTGGTCGAGAACACCGGCATGGGCATGTCGATGGACCAGGCGCTGGAGCGCATGTACGAGCGCATGCCGACCAACGAGCTGCGGTTCTTCACCATCGTCCTGACCATCCAGGCCAAGACCGGCGGCAACCTGGCCGAGGCGTTGGGCAACCTGTCGGCCGTGTTGCGAGCCCGCAAGCTGATGGTCGAGAAGATCAAGGCCCTGTCGGCTGAAGCCATCGCCTCGGCCTTCATCATCGGCTGCCTGCCGCCCAGCGTCGTTGCGCTGATCTCGATCGTCGCGCCCAGCTACATGGCGCCGATGTTCAGCGACCCGCGCGGCCACCTGATGCTGATGGCCGCGGGCTTCTGGATGAGCCTGGGCATCTTCGTGATGCGCAAGATGATCAATTTCAAGTTCTAG
- the cpaB gene encoding Flp pilus assembly protein CpaB: MNPLRVMIVLVAAVAAIGLAVVMQKAMGGKPAPAPIVQTSGPAAKPMTQVLIAKHDLAIGDRLTAGDVDWQPWPSDTINAAFITNGAADPVPAKATAKAAKAVGDAAGAMIGGVTPERAVEGAIVRDPILAGEPITARKIVRGGEGGYLSVVLGPGKRAMAVPVTSETAVGGFVLPGDRVDVIQAHEAQSVGEGDTGGVKRMVAETVVQNVRVLALDQASAAEKDAKTIVASTATLEVGPVEAEALTRAKAAGPVTLTLRAYTDLGGPSGLAVASQDSAVVRINRGGQTSSISVRP, from the coding sequence ATGAATCCTCTTCGCGTCATGATCGTTCTGGTCGCCGCCGTCGCGGCCATCGGCCTGGCCGTGGTCATGCAGAAGGCCATGGGCGGCAAGCCCGCGCCCGCGCCGATCGTCCAGACCTCCGGCCCCGCGGCCAAGCCCATGACCCAGGTCCTCATCGCCAAGCACGACCTGGCCATCGGTGATCGCCTGACCGCCGGCGACGTCGACTGGCAGCCCTGGCCGTCCGACACCATCAACGCCGCCTTTATAACCAACGGCGCCGCCGATCCGGTCCCCGCCAAGGCGACCGCCAAGGCCGCCAAGGCGGTCGGCGACGCGGCCGGCGCGATGATCGGCGGCGTCACCCCGGAAAGGGCCGTCGAGGGCGCGATCGTGCGCGACCCGATCCTGGCCGGTGAACCCATCACCGCCCGCAAGATCGTCCGTGGCGGCGAAGGCGGCTACCTGTCGGTGGTCCTGGGGCCCGGCAAGCGCGCCATGGCCGTGCCGGTCACCTCGGAGACGGCGGTCGGCGGCTTCGTTCTGCCCGGCGACCGGGTCGACGTCATCCAGGCCCACGAGGCGCAGAGCGTCGGCGAGGGCGACACCGGCGGCGTCAAGCGGATGGTGGCCGAGACCGTCGTCCAGAACGTCCGCGTTCTGGCCCTGGACCAAGCCTCGGCGGCCGAGAAGGACGCCAAGACCATCGTCGCCTCCACCGCCACCCTCGAGGTCGGCCCGGTCGAGGCCGAAGCCCTGACCCGCGCCAAGGCCGCCGGTCCGGTCACCCTGACCCTGCGCGCCTATACCGACCTCGGCGGGCCCTCGGGCCTGGCGGTCGCTTCCCAAGATTCCGCCGTCGTCCGCATCAATCGCGGCGGCCAGACCTCCAGCATCTCGGTTCGCCCATGA
- a CDS encoding type II secretion system F family protein has translation MIHMLTNPQTLFSAFIAIVVFATIVTLASPMMSNNNLEGRLKSVANRREELRRRSREAMAQKGGGGGSLRHVDEGMYKNVVERLQLSRLLEDPKVVDKLAQAGFRGPKPVSTFYFFRFVMPFAFAVVTAFYLYVVNGFGLLTMQKIAICFLALTAGYYAPNIYISNAAQKRRESIVAAFPDALDLMLICVESGMSIEAAIAKVGSEVGSASMELAEELSLLTAELSYLPERRLAYEGLARRTNHPGIRSVVTAMIQAERYGTPLGAALRVMAKENRDLRLSAAEKKAAALPAKLTVPMIVFFLPVLFIVIMGPAIIKIQDVMKGR, from the coding sequence ATGATCCATATGCTCACCAATCCCCAGACCCTGTTCAGCGCCTTCATCGCCATCGTGGTGTTCGCCACCATCGTCACCCTGGCCTCGCCGATGATGAGCAACAACAACCTGGAGGGCCGGCTGAAGTCGGTGGCCAACCGCCGCGAGGAGCTGCGCCGCCGCTCGCGCGAGGCCATGGCCCAGAAGGGCGGCGGCGGCGGTTCGCTGCGCCATGTCGACGAGGGCATGTACAAGAATGTCGTCGAGCGCCTGCAGCTGTCCAGGCTGCTGGAGGATCCCAAGGTCGTCGACAAGCTGGCCCAGGCCGGCTTCCGCGGCCCCAAGCCGGTCTCGACCTTCTATTTCTTCCGCTTCGTGATGCCGTTCGCGTTCGCGGTGGTGACGGCGTTCTACCTCTATGTCGTCAACGGCTTCGGCCTGCTGACGATGCAGAAGATCGCCATCTGCTTTCTGGCCCTGACGGCGGGCTATTACGCGCCCAACATCTACATCTCCAACGCCGCCCAGAAGCGCCGCGAGTCGATCGTCGCGGCGTTCCCCGACGCCCTGGACCTGATGCTGATCTGCGTCGAGAGCGGCATGTCGATCGAGGCGGCCATCGCCAAGGTCGGCTCCGAGGTCGGCTCGGCCTCGATGGAGCTGGCCGAGGAACTCAGCCTGCTGACCGCCGAGCTCAGCTACCTCCCCGAGCGGCGCCTGGCCTATGAGGGCCTGGCCCGGCGGACCAACCATCCCGGCATCCGCTCGGTGGTCACCGCCATGATCCAGGCCGAACGCTACGGCACGCCGCTGGGCGCGGCCCTGCGGGTGATGGCCAAGGAAAACCGCGACCTGCGCCTGTCGGCCGCCGAAAAGAAGGCCGCGGCCCTGCCGGCCAAGCTGACCGTGCCGATGATCGTGTTCTTCCTGCCCGTTCTGTTCATCGTGATCATGGGACCGGCCATCATCAAGATCCAGGACGTGATGAAGGGACGCTAG
- a CDS encoding type II and III secretion system protein family protein, whose protein sequence is MIRRLFSTSLAAVLALASSTAALADGPAAGTHLYRTPARVASRPVETASLAPPADQVLRIDLTASGARTLNLSRGKSAIIELPVDVRDMLVTNPAVADAVLRGPRRIYVLGMALGSTDAVFFDASGRKILSLAIRVEQDSTALEETLRRVLPNANIQVQAIRDSVILTGAVADANETGVASQIAAKFVDKPENVLNMLTIAGKDQVMLKVRIVEVQRNMIKQLGVDSSAVLGQVGETQYKFGFAPTYGVNNSLLGGALGGWARDTTKQPIAAPPSQCANSTVVDGSNLGNCVGVDRVGSPGLNSGKGMIQAFERVGLIRTLAEPNLTVVSGEAGKFLVGGEFPVPTGLDSANRVSIEFKPFGVGLGYTPVVLSGGRISLKLSTEVSELTSLGSFTLASSTGGSSLVVPGLTVRRAETTVELPSGGSLMIAGLLKQQSKQNIDALPGMTSLPILGALFRSRDYQNGETELVIIITPYIVDPTKPQNLQTPADGLQTASDMSTALLGRLNKVVKAPVGANSGRAYQGPVGYVIE, encoded by the coding sequence ATGATCCGCCGGCTCTTTTCCACCTCGCTCGCGGCCGTCCTGGCCCTGGCGTCGTCGACCGCCGCCCTCGCCGACGGCCCGGCGGCCGGCACCCATCTGTATCGGACCCCGGCCCGGGTCGCGTCGCGTCCCGTCGAGACGGCCAGCCTGGCCCCGCCCGCCGACCAGGTGCTGCGGATCGACCTCACCGCGTCCGGCGCCCGGACCCTGAACCTGTCGCGCGGCAAGTCGGCGATCATCGAGCTGCCCGTCGACGTGCGCGACATGCTGGTGACCAACCCGGCGGTGGCCGACGCGGTCCTGCGCGGTCCGCGCCGGATCTACGTCCTGGGCATGGCCCTGGGCTCGACCGACGCGGTGTTCTTCGACGCCTCGGGCCGCAAGATCCTCAGCCTGGCCATCCGGGTCGAGCAGGACTCCACCGCCCTGGAAGAGACCCTGCGCCGGGTGCTGCCCAACGCCAACATCCAGGTGCAGGCGATCCGCGACAGCGTGATTCTGACCGGCGCGGTCGCCGACGCCAACGAAACCGGCGTGGCCTCGCAGATCGCCGCCAAGTTCGTCGACAAGCCCGAAAACGTGCTGAACATGCTGACCATCGCCGGCAAGGACCAGGTGATGCTCAAGGTCCGCATCGTCGAGGTCCAGCGCAACATGATCAAGCAACTGGGCGTCGATTCCAGCGCCGTGCTCGGTCAGGTGGGCGAGACCCAGTACAAGTTCGGCTTCGCGCCGACCTACGGCGTCAACAACAGCCTCCTGGGCGGCGCCCTGGGGGGCTGGGCGCGCGACACCACCAAGCAGCCGATCGCCGCCCCGCCGTCCCAGTGCGCCAACAGCACTGTGGTCGATGGCTCCAACCTCGGCAATTGCGTGGGGGTCGACCGTGTCGGCAGCCCCGGCCTGAACTCGGGCAAGGGCATGATCCAGGCCTTCGAACGCGTGGGCCTGATCCGGACCCTGGCCGAGCCCAACCTGACCGTCGTGTCCGGCGAGGCGGGCAAGTTCCTGGTCGGCGGCGAGTTCCCGGTTCCGACCGGCCTGGACAGCGCCAACCGGGTCAGCATCGAGTTCAAACCCTTCGGCGTGGGCCTGGGCTATACGCCGGTCGTGCTATCGGGCGGCCGCATCTCCCTGAAGCTGTCGACCGAGGTGTCGGAACTGACCAGCCTGGGGTCCTTCACCCTGGCCTCGTCCACCGGCGGTTCGAGCCTGGTCGTTCCGGGGCTGACGGTGCGGCGCGCCGAGACGACGGTCGAGCTGCCGTCGGGCGGTTCGCTGATGATCGCCGGCCTGCTGAAGCAGCAGAGCAAGCAGAACATCGACGCCCTGCCCGGCATGACCAGCCTGCCGATCCTGGGCGCCCTGTTCCGGTCGCGCGACTATCAGAACGGCGAGACCGAGCTGGTGATCATCATCACCCCCTACATCGTCGACCCGACCAAGCCGCAGAACCTGCAGACCCCCGCCGACGGCCTGCAGACGGCGAGCGACATGAGTACGGCCCTGCTGGGCCGGCTCAACAAGGTGGTCAAGGCGCCGGTCGGCGCGAACAGCGGGCGCGCCTACCAAGGCCCCGTCGGCTATGTGATCGAGTGA
- a CDS encoding pilus assembly protein TadD has protein sequence MCRKRALLATVLGPLLASGVWMAAPAHAADKPAPSAPVAAPSAAAPETPRKATPAERAEVQRADPLTRMAFWSNEVERDGRDIEAGVGLSQALRALGRYDEAADAAARVLIVAPDSYDALMEAARANVARGQGFYAIEPGRKAAALQPRDWRPLSLLGVAYEQAKRDDEALAAHRQAVALAPAEAVPLANLAMHLASTGDLPGAEKLLRQATALPTATIQVRQNLALVIGLQGRLDEAERLARQDLPPESVDNNLAWLRAAVGQASATRSYDAVKAGG, from the coding sequence ATGTGTCGCAAGCGCGCGCTCCTCGCAACCGTTCTTGGCCCCCTGCTCGCGTCCGGCGTGTGGATGGCGGCGCCGGCCCATGCCGCCGACAAGCCCGCGCCATCCGCTCCGGTCGCCGCGCCCTCCGCCGCCGCGCCTGAGACGCCGCGCAAGGCCACGCCCGCCGAACGGGCCGAGGTCCAGCGGGCCGATCCCCTGACCCGAATGGCCTTCTGGTCGAACGAGGTCGAGCGCGATGGTCGCGACATCGAGGCCGGCGTGGGCCTGTCCCAGGCCCTGCGCGCCCTGGGCCGTTATGACGAGGCGGCCGACGCGGCCGCCCGCGTGCTGATCGTCGCCCCCGACAGCTACGACGCCCTGATGGAGGCGGCGCGGGCCAACGTGGCGCGCGGCCAGGGCTTCTACGCCATCGAACCCGGCCGCAAGGCCGCCGCCCTGCAGCCGCGCGACTGGCGGCCCCTGTCGCTGCTGGGCGTGGCCTACGAGCAGGCCAAGCGCGACGACGAGGCCCTGGCCGCCCATCGCCAGGCCGTGGCGTTGGCTCCGGCCGAGGCGGTCCCCCTGGCCAACCTGGCCATGCACCTGGCCTCGACCGGCGACCTACCCGGCGCGGAGAAGCTTCTGCGCCAGGCGACGGCCCTGCCCACCGCCACCATCCAGGTGCGCCAGAACCTGGCCCTGGTGATCGGGCTGCAGGGGCGCCTCGACGAGGCCGAGAGGCTGGCCCGCCAGGACCTGCCGCCGGAGTCGGTCGACAACAACCTGGCCTGGCTGCGCGCCGCCGTCGGCCAGGCCAGCGCGACCCGGTCGTACGACGCGGTGAAGGCGGGCGGCTAG
- a CDS encoding CpaF family protein, which translates to MFGKRDQAAVRTEQAPPPVSTGAPAIATRPQRIEPAANESAQPGAPPPAAAPAKAVGPKTTNGLEQLRAAQGAPPTTQVVREQSDYYHATKTTIFNALLNTIDLSQLAQLDLKAAAEEIRDIVAELVAIKNVSMSVSEQEHLVQDIINDVLGYGPLEPLLARDDIADIMVNGAHRVFIEVGGKVQLTNVRFRDNLQLMNICQRIVSQVGRRVDESSPICDARLPDGSRVNVIAPPLALDGPTLTIRKFKKDKLTMKNLVDFASISPEGARVLGVIGACRCNIVISGGTGSGKTTLLNTMTAFIDPTERVVTCEDAAELQLQQPHVVRLETRPPNLEGQGAVTMRDLVKNCLRMRPERIIVGEVRGPEAFDLLQAMNTGHDGSMGTLHANSPREAISRIESMITMGGYGLPSKTIKEMIVGSVDVIVQAARLRDGSRRITHITEVVGLEGDVIVTQDLFVYEISGEDAEGRVVGKHRSTGIGRPRFWDRARYYGLERELAEALDAAE; encoded by the coding sequence ATGTTCGGCAAGCGCGATCAGGCCGCCGTCCGCACGGAGCAGGCGCCGCCGCCCGTCTCGACCGGCGCGCCGGCCATCGCCACGCGCCCGCAGCGCATCGAGCCGGCCGCCAACGAATCCGCGCAACCCGGCGCGCCGCCGCCGGCCGCCGCGCCGGCCAAGGCTGTCGGCCCCAAAACCACCAACGGTCTGGAGCAGCTGCGCGCCGCCCAGGGCGCGCCGCCGACCACCCAGGTGGTCCGCGAGCAGAGCGACTACTACCACGCCACCAAGACCACGATCTTCAACGCCCTGCTCAACACCATCGACCTTTCCCAGCTGGCCCAGCTGGACCTGAAGGCGGCGGCCGAGGAGATCCGCGACATCGTCGCCGAGCTGGTGGCGATCAAGAACGTCTCGATGTCGGTCTCCGAGCAGGAGCACCTGGTCCAGGACATCATCAACGACGTCCTCGGCTACGGCCCGCTGGAGCCCCTGCTGGCCCGCGACGACATCGCCGACATCATGGTCAACGGCGCCCACCGGGTGTTCATCGAGGTGGGCGGCAAGGTCCAGCTGACCAATGTCCGCTTCCGCGACAATCTGCAGCTGATGAACATCTGCCAGCGGATCGTCAGCCAGGTCGGCCGTCGGGTCGACGAAAGCAGCCCGATCTGCGACGCCCGCCTGCCCGACGGCAGCCGCGTCAACGTCATCGCCCCTCCCCTGGCTCTGGATGGTCCCACCCTGACCATCCGGAAGTTCAAGAAGGACAAGCTGACGATGAAGAACCTGGTCGACTTCGCGTCGATCAGCCCGGAAGGGGCGCGGGTGCTGGGCGTGATCGGCGCCTGCCGCTGCAACATCGTCATCTCGGGCGGCACCGGTTCGGGCAAGACCACCCTGCTCAACACCATGACCGCCTTCATCGACCCCACCGAGCGGGTGGTGACCTGCGAGGACGCCGCCGAGCTGCAACTGCAGCAGCCGCACGTGGTGCGCCTGGAAACCCGGCCGCCCAACCTGGAAGGCCAGGGGGCGGTGACCATGCGCGACCTGGTCAAGAACTGCCTGCGGATGCGTCCCGAGCGGATCATCGTCGGCGAAGTCCGCGGCCCGGAGGCCTTCGACCTGCTGCAGGCCATGAACACCGGCCACGACGGCTCGATGGGCACGCTGCACGCCAACAGCCCGCGCGAGGCCATCAGCCGGATCGAGAGCATGATCACCATGGGCGGCTACGGCCTGCCGTCCAAGACCATCAAGGAGATGATCGTCGGCTCGGTCGACGTCATCGTTCAGGCCGCCCGCCTGCGCGACGGCTCGCGCCGGATCACCCACATCACCGAGGTGGTGGGGCTGGAAGGCGACGTGATCGTCACCCAGGACCTGTTCGTCTACGAGATCAGCGGCGAGGACGCCGAGGGCAGGGTGGTCGGCAAGCATCGCTCGACCGGCATCGGCCGCCCGCGGTTCTGGGACCGCGCCCGCTATTACGGCCTGGAGCGCGAGCTGGCCGAAGCCCTCGACGCGGCGGAGTAG
- a CDS encoding AAA family ATPase yields MATRSDHDPFDLGFEADDDFATTTIGTPSAAGLGGDDPFVDFPSVRPRESVSAPFADLPPPAAPYEPYAPVAAPAPQVDVAGATQAPIDAAEPVAQVAHPVGSTQALVQEVLAAADADMGEAAVPRITIHAFCARPETVALVDAASADRRMARASTIVHPGGLEAAVAYYQNQSTPSLVMVESLDAAPRMLALLDGLAQVCDPGTKVVVIGQTNDIALYRELMRRGVSEYITQPQGPLQIIRAISSLYADPSAPFVGRQIAFVGAKGGVGSSTLAHNFAWSMAERVQVATVMVDLDLPFGTAGLDFNQDPLQGVLDALTQPDRLDPVLMDRMMVRCGDRLSLFAAPGALDQDYEIPADAFEEVTQKIRGAAPFVVLDLPHSWSAWTRRVLIASDDLVVVATPDLASLRNAKNIVDLVRQARPNDAPPRLVLNQVGVPGRPEIPVKDFGEALGLTPSLVLPFDPKPFGQAANNGQMVAEVAPKSKAAEGIDHLARLISRREPPAVQKTSALSSLFRKK; encoded by the coding sequence ATGGCCACGCGCAGCGATCACGATCCCTTCGACCTGGGCTTCGAGGCCGACGACGATTTCGCCACGACCACGATCGGGACCCCGTCCGCGGCCGGGTTGGGCGGCGACGACCCGTTCGTCGATTTTCCGTCGGTGCGTCCCCGCGAATCCGTCTCCGCGCCGTTCGCGGACCTGCCGCCGCCCGCCGCGCCCTACGAGCCCTATGCGCCCGTCGCCGCCCCTGCGCCTCAGGTCGACGTCGCCGGGGCGACCCAGGCGCCGATCGACGCGGCCGAACCGGTCGCGCAGGTCGCGCATCCGGTCGGCTCGACCCAGGCCCTGGTGCAGGAGGTCCTCGCCGCCGCCGACGCCGACATGGGCGAGGCGGCCGTGCCGCGCATCACCATCCACGCCTTCTGCGCGCGGCCCGAGACCGTCGCCCTGGTCGACGCCGCCTCGGCCGATCGGCGGATGGCCCGCGCCTCGACCATCGTCCATCCCGGCGGGCTGGAGGCGGCCGTGGCCTACTACCAGAACCAGTCGACGCCCTCGCTGGTGATGGTCGAGAGCCTGGACGCCGCGCCGCGCATGCTGGCCCTGCTGGACGGCCTGGCCCAGGTCTGCGACCCGGGCACCAAGGTCGTGGTCATCGGCCAGACCAACGACATCGCCCTCTATCGCGAGCTGATGCGGCGCGGGGTCAGCGAGTACATCACCCAGCCCCAGGGGCCGCTGCAGATCATCCGCGCGATCTCCAGCCTCTACGCCGACCCCTCCGCGCCGTTCGTCGGCCGGCAGATCGCCTTTGTCGGCGCCAAGGGCGGCGTCGGGTCCTCGACCCTGGCCCACAACTTCGCCTGGTCGATGGCCGAGCGCGTGCAGGTCGCCACGGTGATGGTCGACCTGGACCTGCCGTTCGGCACCGCCGGCCTCGACTTCAACCAGGACCCGCTGCAGGGGGTGCTCGACGCCCTGACCCAGCCCGACCGCCTGGACCCGGTGCTGATGGACCGGATGATGGTCCGCTGCGGCGACCGCCTGTCGCTGTTCGCCGCGCCCGGCGCCCTGGACCAGGACTACGAGATCCCCGCCGACGCCTTCGAGGAAGTCACCCAGAAGATCCGCGGCGCGGCGCCCTTCGTAGTGCTGGACCTGCCGCACAGCTGGAGCGCCTGGACCCGCCGGGTGCTGATCGCCAGCGACGACCTGGTGGTGGTGGCCACGCCCGACCTGGCCAGCTTGCGCAACGCCAAGAACATCGTCGACCTGGTCCGCCAGGCCCGGCCCAACGACGCCCCGCCGCGCCTGGTGCTGAACCAGGTGGGCGTGCCCGGCCGCCCCGAGATCCCGGTCAAGGACTTCGGCGAGGCCCTGGGCCTGACTCCGTCCCTGGTGCTGCCGTTCGATCCCAAGCCCTTCGGCCAGGCCGCCAACAACGGCCAGATGGTCGCCGAGGTGGCGCCCAAGTCGAAGGCGGCCGAGGGCATCGACCATCTGGCGCGCCTGATCAGCCGCCGCGAACCGCCGGCGGTCCAGAAGACGTCCGCCCTCTCCAGCCTGTTCAGGAAGAAGTAG
- a CDS encoding A24 family peptidase, with the protein MHTLQFALLLIFPALVVVAALKDVTSYTIPNWISLALIAAFAPVALVSGASLATLGLCLASGFVALLVGMGMFAAGWIGGGDAKLFAASVLWLGWPAALPFMLVTGMAGGALTLGLLSLRSGWFEPVLAGSPAWLRKLGAQGGDIPYGVAIAVGALAAFPQGALTLAVGA; encoded by the coding sequence ATGCACACCCTTCAGTTCGCCCTGCTGCTGATCTTTCCCGCGCTGGTCGTCGTCGCCGCGCTGAAGGACGTCACCAGCTATACGATCCCCAATTGGATCTCCCTGGCCCTGATCGCGGCCTTCGCGCCGGTGGCCCTGGTCAGCGGCGCCTCCCTGGCGACCCTGGGCCTGTGCCTGGCGTCCGGCTTCGTCGCCCTGCTGGTCGGCATGGGCATGTTCGCGGCCGGCTGGATCGGCGGCGGCGACGCCAAGCTGTTCGCCGCGTCGGTCCTGTGGCTGGGCTGGCCCGCGGCCCTGCCGTTCATGCTGGTCACCGGCATGGCGGGCGGCGCCCTGACCCTGGGCCTCCTCAGCCTGCGCTCGGGCTGGTTCGAGCCGGTCCTGGCGGGCAGCCCGGCCTGGCTCCGCAAGCTGGGCGCCCAGGGCGGCGACATTCCCTATGGCGTGGCGATCGCGGTCGGAGCCCTGGCCGCCTTCCCGCAGGGCGCCCTGACCCTGGCCGTCGGCGCCTAG
- a CDS encoding IS110 family transposase, with the protein MGELTIIGLDIAKSVFQAHGADAAGTVIFRKKLGRGRLLAFFAGQPRCLVAMEACAGAHHWGRELEALGHTVKLIPPAYVKPFVKRQKNDEADAEAICEAAQRPTMRFVPVKSREQQASGVVFRARDLLVRQRTQIMNGLRGHLAEFGYVAPKGVMYVQRLVAEIEDPASQLPPAARVSLQVMVRMLAALETEIASLDAEIARRAKEDLVARRLMTIPGIGPVTASAMVALAPGAESFRCGRDFSAWLGLTPVQRSSGGKQKLGQITKAGERTLRRLLVIGASAVIKQALIRGAPPGSWLAQMLARKPRMLVAVALANKTARIIWALLARGGVYRAPALTA; encoded by the coding sequence ATGGGCGAGCTTACCATCATCGGGCTGGATATCGCGAAGTCAGTATTCCAGGCCCACGGAGCCGATGCAGCCGGCACGGTTATATTCCGGAAGAAGCTTGGGCGAGGCCGGCTGCTGGCGTTTTTCGCCGGGCAGCCTCGCTGCTTGGTCGCCATGGAGGCCTGCGCCGGAGCCCATCACTGGGGCCGTGAGCTGGAGGCGCTCGGCCATACGGTCAAATTGATCCCGCCGGCCTACGTGAAGCCCTTCGTGAAGCGGCAGAAGAACGACGAGGCCGATGCGGAGGCCATCTGCGAGGCGGCCCAGCGGCCGACGATGCGCTTCGTGCCCGTGAAGAGCCGCGAGCAACAGGCCAGCGGGGTGGTGTTCCGCGCCCGGGATCTGCTGGTGCGCCAGCGCACGCAGATCATGAACGGCCTGCGCGGCCATCTGGCCGAGTTCGGGTATGTCGCCCCAAAGGGGGTGATGTACGTCCAGCGCCTGGTTGCCGAGATCGAGGATCCCGCGAGCCAACTGCCGCCGGCTGCCCGCGTTAGCCTGCAAGTCATGGTGCGGATGCTGGCCGCGCTGGAGACGGAGATCGCCAGCCTCGATGCCGAGATCGCCCGTCGCGCCAAGGAGGATCTTGTCGCTCGGCGGCTGATGACGATCCCAGGCATTGGACCTGTCACGGCCTCGGCCATGGTCGCCCTGGCCCCGGGAGCAGAGTCCTTCCGCTGCGGGCGGGACTTCTCGGCCTGGTTGGGCCTAACGCCTGTCCAACGATCGAGCGGCGGCAAACAGAAGCTGGGCCAGATCACCAAGGCGGGCGAGCGAACCTTGCGACGATTGCTGGTGATCGGCGCCAGCGCCGTGATCAAGCAGGCGCTCATCCGTGGCGCGCCGCCTGGATCATGGCTGGCGCAGATGCTGGCCCGCAAGCCGCGAATGCTCGTGGCTGTGGCCTTGGCCAACAAGACCGCGAGGATCATTTGGGCGCTCCTGGCTAGAGGCGGCGTCTACAGGGCTCCGGCGCTGACGGCCTAA
- a CDS encoding CpaD family pilus assembly protein, with product MTRPHPSFSLLTAPKLAAAGLVLALLAACAAPAAGPETAVAPRTETQQWEDRVHIDSRPDEVQLAVHAEGLSVAQTQALDGLLGRWMAAEAREIVVNAPIGGAGGEIAGRMAMAARQRLVAMGAPAAKVRVTGYDAGGAPDAPLRVGFLRFTASVPKCGGWENLAATRDNTAYENFGCAVTANMAAQVANPEDLLGPRVETPIDSGRRATVLDKYRKGEVTSSAKDEQSNGVVSKAVH from the coding sequence ATGACGCGACCCCATCCTTCCTTTTCGCTCCTGACGGCCCCGAAACTGGCCGCCGCGGGTCTGGTCCTGGCGCTTCTGGCGGCCTGCGCCGCCCCGGCCGCCGGTCCCGAAACCGCCGTCGCGCCGCGCACCGAAACCCAGCAATGGGAAGACCGCGTCCATATCGACTCCCGGCCGGACGAGGTGCAGCTGGCGGTCCATGCCGAGGGGCTGTCGGTGGCCCAGACCCAGGCCCTGGACGGGCTGCTGGGCCGCTGGATGGCCGCCGAGGCGCGGGAGATCGTCGTCAACGCCCCGATCGGCGGGGCCGGCGGCGAGATCGCCGGTCGCATGGCCATGGCCGCCCGCCAGCGCCTGGTCGCCATGGGCGCGCCAGCCGCCAAGGTCCGGGTGACGGGCTATGACGCCGGGGGCGCGCCGGACGCGCCGCTGAGGGTCGGCTTCCTGCGCTTCACCGCCAGCGTCCCGAAATGCGGCGGCTGGGAGAACCTCGCCGCGACCCGCGACAACACCGCCTACGAGAACTTCGGATGCGCGGTGACCGCCAACATGGCCGCCCAGGTGGCCAATCCCGAGGACCTGCTGGGCCCGCGCGTCGAGACCCCGATCGACTCCGGCCGCCGCGCGACCGTGCTCGACAAGTACCGCAAGGGCGAGGTCACCTCGTCGGCCAAGGACGAGCAGTCCAACGGCGTTGTTTCGAAGGCGGTCCACTGA